The Thiorhodovibrio frisius genome segment GACCCTGGCCAGCGGCGGTCGCTTGCTGGTGGAGGAGGGCAGCATCGGGGAAGTGGTCAAGGTCCTACGCGGCGAGCGCGAACTGCTTGGCTACCATGTCCAGTTTCCTGGCGCCAATCTGCTACAGGTGCCAGAGTCCGCGCTTGAAGCCACTGAATGGGTGCAAGAGCCAGCGGCGAATGATCAGGCGAGCGCGCCCTCAGCACCGTCGGAGCCAGGCGCATGACCAATCGTATGACCAATGGTATGAATGGTACCGCGCGAGCGTCCCAACAGAGCGCAGGCTTAGCAGCGAATGCTCAACACGACTCGCAACCAGCGGAATACCGCTACCACTTGCTGCGTGCGGCGGCGGACAAATTTTCCTGCGGACTTGCCGCCTTAGCCGATGACCAATGGCCGCAGGTCGAGGCGCGCGCGAGGCAGAGCTTTTGCCTCGAGAACCTGGTGCTGAATGCACCGGAAGCTCAGGCTGTCTGCATCCCGGAGGACCAGATCGAACAGGCACTGGTGGAGGTGCGCTCGCGCTACGCCGACGAAGCGCAATTTCGCGACGAACTGGCGCTAAATGGGCTTGATCTGGCAGCGCTGCGCCGTGCCCTCCAACGCGAGCTAACCTTCGATGCCGTCATCCGTACCGTCGGCGCCCGTCATGCGCCGGTGACCGAAGCCGACGAGCAACTCTTCTACGAACTCCATGCCAAGCGCTTTCGCCAGCCGGAGACCCGCAGCGCCCGCCATCTGCTGATCACAGTCAACGAGGAATTCGCCGAGAATTCCCGCGCCACCGCCCGTGCGCGCCTGGAGGCTTTGGCTGAACAGATCAAACCCGGCGATGCTGCTACCTTCGGCGAGCTTGCGCGCAACCACTCGGAGTGTCCGAGCGCACTGCAAGATGGCCAACTCGGCACACTGACCAGCGGCCAACTTTACCCGGCGCTGGATAACGCGCTCTTTGAAATGGTCGAAGGCGCTATCAGCGAAGTGCTCGAATCCCCGCTCGGCTTCCACCTGCTCTACTGCGAAGCCATCAGTCCTGCCAAAACCGTCCCCTTCGAGCAGGCACGCGAGCGCATCCGCCAAGCGCTCACCGAGCGCCGCCAAGGCGAAATGCAAAAAGCCTGGATAGCAGAATTGCGCGCGCAGACGGGCAAATAAGCGCGAATTCCGTGGCTTGATGTTGAAAAACTGGTGATCCCCTGCCTGTCGGCAGCACCAGCATTGCATAATAGGCGCTTTTCCAGATTCCCCCGACCGGCGCGTGCCGGCCCGGCTGAGCATCTGGAATGTCGAATGCCCTGGTCAATGACGCAATGGACGGATCTCCGACCTCAACCGCACTGCCAACGCAAGCCGATCTCGCCTCCTGCCTGTTACGCGACCGTCACCGTCTGCGCCGACGCTTGAAGAGTCTCCTTGGGCGTGATTCCCGCCCGCCAGAGGAGTCGGCCCTTGCCGATCTCAAGCAATGCATTGCGCGCTCCCAGGCATTGGTCGAGCAGCGTCGCCAGCTTTGCCCGGCTGTCATTCATTATCCGCCCGAGTTGCCGGTAAGCGAGCGCCGCGAGGAGGTTGCGGCGCTGATTGAACAGCATCAGGTCATTGTGCTGTGCGGCGAGACTGGCTCGGGTAAGTCGACCCAGTTGCCGAAGATCTGCCTGGAGCTTGGGCGCGGGCTGTTTGGACGCATTGGCCATACCCAGCCGCGACGCATTGCTGCTCGCTCGCTGGCCAGTCGTGTCGGTGCCGAATTGGACACGGAATTGGGCGGGCTGGTCGGCTACAAGGTGCGCTTTCATGATCGGGTGCGGCCTGAGAGCCGTATCAAGCTGCTGACCGACGGCATGCTGCTGGCCGAGATTCAGCAGGATCGCTGGCTCAATGAATATGACACCCTGATCATCGACGAGGCCCATGAGCGCAGCCTGAACATCGATTTTTTGCTCGGAGTGCTCAAGCAGCTTCTGCCCAAGCGCCCTGAGTTGAAAGTCATTGTCACTTCGGCGACCATCGACCCACAGCGGTTCGCACGCCATTTTGCTGATCGCCATGGCCAGCCGGCGCCGATTATCGAAATCTCCGGGCGCACCTATCCAGTCGAAACCCGCTATCGCCCGCCCGCAGAAGAGCATGCCGGCGAGCGCGACGAGGCCATGCAGACCGCCATCTCTGAGGCGGTGGCTGAACTGGCGCGCGAAGGGCGCGGCGATGTGCTGGTGTTTCTGTCCGGCGAGCGCGAGATTCGCGAGACCGCCGAGACGCTGCGCAAGCATCATCCGCCGGCGACCGAGATCCTGCCGCTTTATGCCCGTCAGGGGCCGGCCGAGCAGGCGCGCGTCTTTCAGCCCCATGGTGCTCGCCGCGTGGTACTGGCGACCAATGTCGCTGAGACCTCGCTGACGGTGCCTGGCATTCACTATGTGATCGACCCTGGCTTTGCGCGTATCAGCCGCTACAGCTATCGCACCAAGGTGCAGCGCCTGCCGGTAGAGCGGATTTCGCAGGCCTCGGCCAATCAGCGCCAGGGTCGCTGCGGGCGTATTGCCAACGGCATTTGCATCCGGCTCTACGACGAGGACGCCTTCCAGGCGCGCGCCGAGTTCACCGAGCCCGAGATCCAGCGTACCAATCTGGCCGCCGTCATCCTGCAGATGAAGCTGCTTGGCTTCGGCGCCATCGAAGGCTTTCCGTTCATTGATGCGCCTGACAGCCGTCTGATTAAGGACGGTTATCGCACTCTGGAGGAACTGGCCGCGCTTGATGCCGAGGGCCAGTTGACACCTCTTGGCAAACAGCTCGCACGGTTGCCGGTCGACCCGCGAATCGGTCGCCTGCTGCTCGCGGGTGCCGAGCACCATTGCCTGCGCGAGTTGCTGATCATTGCGGCTGCTTTGAGTGTGCAGGACCCGCGCGAGCGCCCGCTGGAAAAGCAGCAAGCAGCGGATGAAGTGCATGCCACTTTCCGCCATGAAGACTCAGATTTTCTCGCCTTTGTGAATCTGTGGAATTTTCTCGAATCTGAGCGGCGCAAGCTCTCCAGGCGCAAATTCCAGAACCTGTGCCGGCTGCACTTCCTGTCCTGGACTCGGGTGCAGGAATGGCGCGACATTCATGCCCAGTTGCGCGAGCAGTTGACTGAGATGGGCCTGGTTCCCAAGCTTGAACCTGTGAACCGGCCAGCGGATGGCAGCTATGAAGAAATCCATCGCGCGCTTCTGACCGGTCTGCTGAGCAACATTGGCGTCAAAGACGAACAGCGTGAGTATTTAGGCGCGCGCAATAGCCGCTTCTATATTCATCCCGGCTCCGGCCTGGCTTCAAGACTTCAGCGTGGGAGCCAGCCCCAGGCTGAGAACCAAAAGGCGCCGAAATGGATTCTGGTCGCCGAGCGGGTGGAGACGACCCGGCACTATGGCCGCACCGTTGCCAAAATCCAGCCAGCCTGGATCGAAGCCGCCGGTGCCCATCTCATCCAGCGCAGCTATTTTGAGCCGCACTGGCAGGCGCGCGCCGGACAGGTGGCGGCCTTTGAGAAAGTAACCCTCTATGGGCTCACCCTGGTACCCAAACGGCGGATCAATTACGGGCCCAACAACCCGACCGAGGCACGGGAGATATTTCTGCGCTTTGCGTTGACCGAAGGCGACTTTGACACCCGCGCTCCTTTCTGGCGCCACAATGCCGAGTTGATCGACTACGTGCGCCATCTGGAGGCCAAATCACGTCGCCACGACATTCTGGTCGATGATGAGGCCATCTATGCCTTCTACGACCAGCGCGTGCCGAGCGGCATTTATTCCAAGCCGCAATTCGAGCAATGGCTGCGCCGAGCGCTGAAGAAGCAGCCGAAACTGCTGCATATGAGCATGCAGGATGTGATGCACCCTGATTACAATCGGGAGGCCGTCGGCATCATCGCCGAGGCTTTTCCGGATGCCTTGCGGGTCGGCGCCACCGAACTGCCACTGGAATATCATTTCGATCCCGGCAATCAGGCCGATGGCGTCACCCTGGTGTTGCCGCTGCCGCTGATCAACCAGCTCGCGCCCGAGCAGCTCGAATGGCTGGTGCCGGGGCTGTTGGAAGAACGCATCACCGCGCTGCTGCGTGGCCTGCCCAAACCTATCCGCAAGGCGCTGGTGCCCATCCCTGATACAGCGGCGAAGATTGCCGCGGGCTTGTCGCCCAGCGAGCGACCGCTGATCCAGGCGCTGAACGAAGAGATCAAATCCTTGACCAGCCAGATCATTCCGGAGGATGCCTGGGATGAATCCGTCATCCCGGAGCATCTGCGTATGAAGGTGCGGCTCATCGATCAGGACGGTCGTGCCGTGGCGAGCGGGGAGGATCTGATCGCGCTTAAACGCCAATATGGCCAGGCCGGTGGCGCGCGCTTTGCTGAAATCCCGAGCGCCGGGCTGGAGCGCGAGGGGCTGACCCGCTGGGACTTCGGCGACCTGCCCGCGCAGATTGATCTCACTCGCGGCGGCATCCGCTTGCGCGGCTATCCGGCGTTGGTCGACGAGGGCAAGACGGTGGCCGTGCGGGTGCTGGATTCCGAAGCCAGTGCCGCGCAAGCCATGCGCGCCGGGCTGCGGCGGCTGATCATGCTACAGCTGGCGACTGACATGCGCGCACTGCGCCGGCAGCTGCCGGGGTTGGATCGGATGCGATTGCAGTATGCCAAGGCGCCGGTCGATGCGACATCCCGTCGCGCTCAGCCCGCTGATCTGGCCGATGAACTCATCGCCCTGATCCTGGATCTCGCCTTTCTCGAGGATCAGCCGACCCCATACAGCCAGAGCGCATTTGAGCAGTGCCTGACCGCCGGCAAGCCGCGTCTGTTTCCAACCGCGAACGAGGTCTGTGCCCTGGCCGCTGAGATACTCGGCAATTATCAAAGCCTGCGCAAGCAACTGGGCGGCATTACCCAGATCAACTGGCTCGAGGCGGTGAGCGACATGCGCGAACAGCTCGATGCCCTGGTGTTTAAAGGTTTCCTGCAGCAGATGCCATTCGGTCA includes the following:
- the hrpA gene encoding ATP-dependent RNA helicase HrpA; amino-acid sequence: MSNALVNDAMDGSPTSTALPTQADLASCLLRDRHRLRRRLKSLLGRDSRPPEESALADLKQCIARSQALVEQRRQLCPAVIHYPPELPVSERREEVAALIEQHQVIVLCGETGSGKSTQLPKICLELGRGLFGRIGHTQPRRIAARSLASRVGAELDTELGGLVGYKVRFHDRVRPESRIKLLTDGMLLAEIQQDRWLNEYDTLIIDEAHERSLNIDFLLGVLKQLLPKRPELKVIVTSATIDPQRFARHFADRHGQPAPIIEISGRTYPVETRYRPPAEEHAGERDEAMQTAISEAVAELAREGRGDVLVFLSGEREIRETAETLRKHHPPATEILPLYARQGPAEQARVFQPHGARRVVLATNVAETSLTVPGIHYVIDPGFARISRYSYRTKVQRLPVERISQASANQRQGRCGRIANGICIRLYDEDAFQARAEFTEPEIQRTNLAAVILQMKLLGFGAIEGFPFIDAPDSRLIKDGYRTLEELAALDAEGQLTPLGKQLARLPVDPRIGRLLLAGAEHHCLRELLIIAAALSVQDPRERPLEKQQAADEVHATFRHEDSDFLAFVNLWNFLESERRKLSRRKFQNLCRLHFLSWTRVQEWRDIHAQLREQLTEMGLVPKLEPVNRPADGSYEEIHRALLTGLLSNIGVKDEQREYLGARNSRFYIHPGSGLASRLQRGSQPQAENQKAPKWILVAERVETTRHYGRTVAKIQPAWIEAAGAHLIQRSYFEPHWQARAGQVAAFEKVTLYGLTLVPKRRINYGPNNPTEAREIFLRFALTEGDFDTRAPFWRHNAELIDYVRHLEAKSRRHDILVDDEAIYAFYDQRVPSGIYSKPQFEQWLRRALKKQPKLLHMSMQDVMHPDYNREAVGIIAEAFPDALRVGATELPLEYHFDPGNQADGVTLVLPLPLINQLAPEQLEWLVPGLLEERITALLRGLPKPIRKALVPIPDTAAKIAAGLSPSERPLIQALNEEIKSLTSQIIPEDAWDESVIPEHLRMKVRLIDQDGRAVASGEDLIALKRQYGQAGGARFAEIPSAGLEREGLTRWDFGDLPAQIDLTRGGIRLRGYPALVDEGKTVAVRVLDSEASAAQAMRAGLRRLIMLQLATDMRALRRQLPGLDRMRLQYAKAPVDATSRRAQPADLADELIALILDLAFLEDQPTPYSQSAFEQCLTAGKPRLFPTANEVCALAAEILGNYQSLRKQLGGITQINWLEAVSDMREQLDALVFKGFLQQMPFGQLKQYPRYLKAIGQRAEKLFHAGGRDRALMVEIRPLLEQWGERQTAADKAGRADPRLAEIRWMLEELRVSFFAQQLGTAYPVSVKRVKARWRELGL
- the nifM gene encoding nitrogen fixation protein NifM, with amino-acid sequence MTNRMTNGMNGTARASQQSAGLAANAQHDSQPAEYRYHLLRAAADKFSCGLAALADDQWPQVEARARQSFCLENLVLNAPEAQAVCIPEDQIEQALVEVRSRYADEAQFRDELALNGLDLAALRRALQRELTFDAVIRTVGARHAPVTEADEQLFYELHAKRFRQPETRSARHLLITVNEEFAENSRATARARLEALAEQIKPGDAATFGELARNHSECPSALQDGQLGTLTSGQLYPALDNALFEMVEGAISEVLESPLGFHLLYCEAISPAKTVPFEQARERIRQALTERRQGEMQKAWIAELRAQTGK